One segment of Capnocytophaga sp. oral taxon 878 DNA contains the following:
- a CDS encoding TonB-dependent receptor — protein MKEKFLTFILIVLAGCFSTAVAQTITVKGTVTDDAKMPLPGASVIVKGTKHGTSTDDNGKYELTAKAGDVLEFSSMGFATQSKKVSGTNKTLTLNVVLGEDTEQLSEVVVVAFSTQKKENLTGAVASVDTKALESRPVNNVTQALQGNVSGLNFSVGNGGGQLDNALSFNIRGAGTIGTGSNASPLILINGMEGDINTLNPQDIESISVLKDAASASIYGSRAAFGVVLITTKSGREGRVEMNYNTNYRLSSPIGIPEMLDSEDFAYYFNEAQRNNGGAPVFEPHILEKIKAYKAGTLTAATDWNPRKDGTGAWNDYKQSWANVDWFKEFYRTSAPSQEHNFSARGGNEKLKYYVSLGWLDVEGLTRYNTDKLGRYSANAKISSQILPYLKLEYSTRFSRKDFSRSSYLGGLFFHNIARRWPTLPLKDPNGHYMNGNEIAQLNEGRDKTQTDELTQQLALVFNPIKGWVTNVELNYRTTDVFNNWYYLPIYKYGLHGEPIAISRDGSAPAGQSKISESASRYNFFNTNIYTSYTKQVNQHTFTLLGGFQSELQKTRQFSASRDELYSINSLSLNTTGGKNDDVSGDYQHWATAGFFARLNYNYDGRYLLEINTRYDGTSRFLRDQRWNLFTSASVGWNLAKENFWKHLGKFGETVNEFKFRASYGELGNQNTNSWYPFYQTMNIGTNNGNWLLRGDKTNTAKVPGLVASSLTWEKVASWNAGFDLSAFTNRLKFTLELFSRKTYNMVGPAPELPSVLGTDPARINNTDMVSNGFEIVTSWKDRIGEDFSYGISANLTDSRQKITKYPNKNNSLGTYREGQYLGEIWGYETEGIAKTDAEMTEWLRTHDQSALGNNWAAGDIMYKDLNGDGKINGGSGTSNDSGDRKVIGNTTPRYNFGVQLELKYKNVDFSMFWQGTGKRELTFNGSPYFKGANQNVWQSAGFKEHLDYFRPENTDSPFGPNVNSYYPRPTMDGGGKNFETQTRWIQDASYVRLKNIQIGYTFPKDIMKTIGIDNMRIYLSADNVFTFTKLSKIFDPEANGGAWGEGKLYPLSRVVSTGLSVTF, from the coding sequence ATGAAAGAAAAGTTTTTAACATTTATTTTAATTGTGCTCGCAGGTTGTTTCAGTACAGCAGTAGCACAAACAATCACTGTAAAAGGTACTGTTACCGACGATGCAAAGATGCCTTTGCCTGGTGCTTCGGTAATAGTAAAAGGAACTAAGCACGGTACTTCAACCGATGATAATGGTAAGTATGAGCTTACCGCCAAGGCCGGTGATGTGCTTGAGTTTAGCTCTATGGGTTTTGCTACCCAGTCTAAAAAAGTAAGTGGTACAAATAAAACCCTTACTCTTAATGTAGTTTTAGGTGAAGACACTGAACAACTTAGTGAAGTGGTCGTAGTAGCTTTTTCTACTCAGAAAAAAGAAAACTTAACCGGTGCGGTTGCTTCGGTAGATACCAAGGCCTTAGAAAGCCGCCCTGTGAACAACGTAACCCAAGCACTACAAGGGAACGTATCAGGTCTTAACTTCTCCGTAGGAAACGGAGGTGGTCAGCTAGATAATGCCCTCTCTTTTAACATACGTGGGGCAGGTACTATCGGTACAGGATCTAATGCAAGTCCACTAATACTTATCAATGGTATGGAGGGTGATATCAATACTCTTAACCCTCAAGATATCGAAAGTATTTCTGTACTAAAAGATGCTGCTTCTGCTTCTATCTATGGTTCTCGTGCTGCTTTCGGGGTAGTTTTAATTACTACCAAATCAGGTAGAGAAGGTAGAGTAGAAATGAACTATAATACCAACTATCGTCTTAGCTCTCCTATAGGTATTCCCGAAATGTTAGATTCAGAAGATTTTGCCTACTATTTCAACGAAGCTCAAAGAAATAACGGTGGCGCTCCTGTATTTGAACCTCATATCCTTGAGAAAATAAAAGCTTACAAAGCAGGAACCCTAACAGCAGCTACCGATTGGAACCCAAGAAAAGATGGTACCGGAGCTTGGAATGACTACAAACAAAGCTGGGCAAATGTAGACTGGTTTAAAGAATTCTACAGAACTTCGGCTCCTTCACAAGAACACAATTTCAGTGCTCGTGGCGGTAATGAAAAATTAAAATATTACGTGTCATTAGGTTGGCTTGATGTTGAAGGTCTTACCCGTTATAATACTGATAAGTTAGGACGCTATTCAGCCAATGCTAAAATCTCTTCACAAATACTTCCTTACTTGAAGTTAGAGTACAGCACACGCTTCTCTCGCAAAGATTTTTCTCGCTCTTCTTATTTAGGTGGTTTGTTCTTCCACAATATCGCTCGCCGTTGGCCTACTTTGCCACTCAAAGATCCTAATGGGCACTATATGAATGGTAACGAAATCGCTCAGCTTAACGAAGGTCGTGATAAAACACAAACCGATGAACTTACCCAACAGTTAGCTTTGGTATTCAATCCTATAAAAGGTTGGGTTACCAATGTAGAGCTTAACTACCGTACTACTGATGTATTTAATAATTGGTATTATTTGCCTATCTACAAATATGGTTTACATGGTGAGCCTATCGCTATTTCACGTGATGGTTCTGCTCCAGCTGGGCAATCAAAAATAAGTGAATCAGCATCTCGCTATAACTTCTTCAACACCAATATTTATACTTCGTATACTAAGCAAGTAAACCAACATACCTTTACATTATTAGGAGGTTTTCAATCTGAATTGCAAAAAACACGTCAATTTTCTGCTTCCCGAGATGAATTGTATAGTATAAACTCACTCTCATTAAATACTACGGGAGGTAAAAATGACGATGTAAGTGGAGACTATCAGCATTGGGCTACAGCAGGTTTCTTTGCAAGGTTAAACTACAATTATGATGGTAGATACTTATTAGAAATCAATACTCGTTATGATGGTACTAGCCGTTTCTTACGTGACCAACGTTGGAACCTATTTACATCTGCTTCAGTAGGTTGGAACCTTGCTAAAGAAAACTTCTGGAAACATCTAGGCAAGTTTGGCGAAACAGTTAATGAATTTAAATTCCGTGCTTCTTATGGTGAGTTAGGTAACCAAAACACAAATAGTTGGTACCCATTCTATCAAACAATGAATATTGGAACTAACAATGGTAACTGGTTATTAAGAGGTGATAAGACTAATACAGCAAAAGTTCCAGGTTTAGTAGCTTCTTCTCTTACTTGGGAAAAAGTAGCTTCTTGGAATGCCGGTTTCGACCTTTCTGCTTTTACCAATCGCTTAAAATTCACTTTAGAATTGTTTAGCCGTAAAACTTATAATATGGTCGGACCTGCTCCAGAATTGCCTTCTGTATTAGGTACTGATCCCGCTCGTATTAATAATACAGATATGGTGTCAAATGGTTTCGAAATTGTTACCAGTTGGAAAGATAGGATAGGAGAAGACTTTAGCTATGGTATTAGCGCTAACCTTACCGATAGCCGCCAAAAAATTACTAAATATCCAAATAAAAACAACTCATTAGGTACCTACCGCGAAGGACAATATTTGGGTGAAATATGGGGATATGAAACCGAAGGTATCGCCAAAACCGATGCAGAAATGACCGAATGGTTACGTACTCATGATCAAAGTGCTTTAGGTAATAACTGGGCTGCTGGTGATATTATGTATAAAGACCTTAATGGTGATGGTAAAATTAACGGAGGTTCTGGAACTTCAAATGATTCTGGCGACAGAAAAGTTATTGGTAACACTACCCCTCGTTACAACTTTGGTGTACAATTAGAATTGAAATACAAAAATGTAGACTTTAGTATGTTCTGGCAAGGTACAGGAAAACGTGAGCTTACTTTCAATGGCTCTCCTTATTTCAAAGGTGCTAACCAAAACGTATGGCAATCAGCAGGATTTAAAGAACATTTAGATTACTTCCGTCCTGAAAATACTGATAGTCCTTTCGGTCCTAATGTAAATTCTTATTACCCACGTCCTACTATGGACGGAGGAGGAAAGAACTTTGAAACACAAACTCGTTGGATACAAGATGCTTCTTATGTACGTTTGAAAAACATCCAAATAGGTTATACTTTCCCTAAAGATATAATGAAAACTATCGGTATTGATAATATGCGTATCTACCTTTCTGCTGATAATGTATTTACCTTTACCAAACTTTCTAAAATATTCGACCCTGAAGCTAACGGAGGTGCTTGGGGAGAAGGTAAACTATACCCACTCTCAAGAGTTGTTTCAACAGGTTTAAGTGTAACTTTCTAA
- the pbpC gene encoding penicillin-binding protein 1C: MKKHRIITIIVSALLVWYIFCLPRELFPQPYATVLESAEGKLLGAKIADDGQWRFPEIDSVPYRFKMSVLEFEDAHFYYHWGVNPISVGKALYRNIKSGKIERGGSTLTQQVIRIAREHQQRTYFEKVIEMIWATRLEFRYSKESILKLYASHAPFGGNVVGLEMASWRYFGVAPYQLSWAQSATLAVLPNAPSLIFPGKNQERLLQKRNTLLYKLFSKKIIDKETYDLALLEPLPAEPHPIPQLAPHLLAFATKKHEGERIASSVQLPLQEKLNSIISGYYSHYLQTEIYNMAALVVDVKTRQVLAYVGNTPTDAEHQKDVDIVQAPRSTGSVLKPLLYAAMLHEGELLPTQLLPDVPTQIGGYSPENFSNNYEGAVAADVALAKSLNIPFVWLLKQFSTYRFYEVVQHLQLRHINKHPDHYGLSIILGGAESCLWDLVQAYANLASENEVFAATQQYRAKEFQPLQYTNTAIDFGENTRALPPLRAGALYKMFSAMKEVNRPTDDVAWRYYESARKIAWKTGTSFGNKDAWAIGATPEYVVGVWVGNATGEGRPSLTGASYAAPVMFSIFNALPRTSWFKEPYDDLRQVVVCSQSGYLAKGECPKTTVLSCLAPKEVAQCPYHKLVHLDPTEQYQVNANCESAQNIVHKAWFVLPPVMEWFYKQQHIHYQPLPPLRSDCQQSNSGRNLDFVYPKHQNIIYSTKALGGEQQPFVAKAANRQGKVFWYLDNTFLGTTDVFHEMNIFAEKGNHTLRIINEKGDERVITIICR, from the coding sequence ATGAAAAAGCATCGTATTATTACTATCATTGTTTCGGCTTTGCTGGTGTGGTATATTTTCTGCTTGCCACGCGAGCTGTTCCCACAACCATACGCTACTGTACTGGAAAGTGCTGAAGGAAAGCTGCTGGGGGCTAAGATTGCTGATGATGGACAATGGCGTTTTCCTGAAATAGACAGCGTTCCGTACCGCTTTAAAATGTCGGTTTTGGAATTTGAAGATGCGCACTTTTACTACCATTGGGGTGTGAACCCTATATCGGTAGGGAAGGCTTTGTACCGAAATATTAAAAGTGGTAAAATAGAACGAGGAGGGAGTACCCTTACCCAACAGGTTATCAGGATTGCACGTGAACACCAACAACGCACTTACTTTGAAAAGGTAATTGAGATGATATGGGCTACACGATTGGAGTTTAGGTACTCCAAAGAAAGTATTTTAAAACTGTACGCCTCACACGCTCCTTTTGGGGGAAATGTGGTGGGACTGGAAATGGCTTCGTGGCGGTACTTTGGGGTTGCGCCTTATCAGTTATCGTGGGCACAATCGGCAACGCTGGCGGTGCTGCCTAATGCTCCGAGCCTTATCTTCCCTGGAAAAAACCAAGAGAGACTGCTGCAAAAACGCAATACCTTACTATATAAACTCTTCAGCAAAAAAATTATAGATAAGGAAACTTATGACTTGGCTTTGCTGGAACCCTTACCTGCTGAGCCTCACCCTATACCACAACTTGCCCCTCACCTACTGGCTTTTGCTACTAAAAAGCACGAAGGTGAGCGTATTGCCAGCTCGGTACAACTACCTTTGCAGGAGAAGCTAAACAGTATTATTTCGGGATATTACAGCCATTACCTGCAAACGGAAATATACAATATGGCTGCCCTTGTGGTGGATGTGAAAACACGCCAAGTGCTTGCCTACGTGGGGAACACGCCTACTGATGCTGAACACCAAAAGGATGTGGATATAGTGCAGGCCCCCAGAAGTACGGGCAGTGTGCTAAAGCCTTTGCTATACGCGGCTATGCTGCACGAGGGTGAACTATTACCCACCCAACTACTGCCGGATGTGCCTACCCAAATAGGGGGATATTCGCCTGAGAACTTCAGTAATAACTATGAAGGAGCTGTGGCTGCTGATGTAGCGCTGGCTAAATCATTAAACATACCTTTTGTATGGCTGCTGAAACAGTTCAGCACTTATAGGTTTTATGAGGTAGTGCAACATTTACAATTGAGACATATTAATAAACATCCTGACCATTACGGCTTATCAATCATACTGGGGGGGGCTGAGAGTTGCTTATGGGACTTGGTACAAGCGTATGCGAACTTGGCATCGGAAAATGAGGTATTTGCAGCTACCCAGCAGTATAGGGCGAAGGAATTTCAGCCTTTACAGTACACAAATACGGCTATTGATTTTGGAGAAAACACCCGTGCCTTACCTCCTTTGAGGGCTGGGGCTTTGTACAAGATGTTCAGTGCGATGAAAGAGGTGAACCGCCCTACGGATGATGTGGCGTGGCGGTATTACGAGTCGGCACGGAAAATAGCGTGGAAAACGGGTACCAGCTTTGGCAATAAAGATGCGTGGGCAATAGGAGCGACGCCTGAATATGTGGTAGGTGTATGGGTGGGTAATGCTACTGGTGAGGGAAGGCCTTCACTTACTGGAGCTTCGTATGCAGCGCCTGTGATGTTCAGTATTTTTAATGCGCTGCCGAGAACCTCTTGGTTTAAAGAGCCTTATGATGACCTTAGGCAGGTGGTGGTGTGCAGCCAGTCGGGGTATTTGGCTAAGGGTGAGTGCCCTAAAACGACTGTATTAAGCTGCCTTGCCCCTAAGGAAGTTGCGCAATGCCCTTACCACAAACTTGTACATTTAGACCCTACAGAGCAGTACCAAGTGAATGCTAATTGTGAGTCGGCACAAAATATTGTACATAAGGCGTGGTTTGTATTGCCTCCTGTGATGGAATGGTTTTATAAACAACAGCATATACACTACCAACCCCTTCCGCCCCTGCGTAGTGATTGCCAACAGAGTAATAGTGGGCGGAACTTGGATTTTGTATATCCGAAGCACCAAAATATTATTTACAGCACTAAGGCACTGGGAGGGGAACAGCAGCCTTTTGTGGCTAAAGCTGCTAACCGCCAAGGGAAGGTGTTTTGGTATTTAGACAATACTTTTTTGGGTACTACTGATGTTTTTCACGAGATGAATATTTTTGCCGAAAAAGGTAATCATACACTTCGTATTATTAATGAAAAAGGAGATGAGAGGGTGATTACGATTATTTGTAGGTAG
- the tyrS gene encoding tyrosine--tRNA ligase, giving the protein MKNFIEELRWRGMIQDIMPETEEHLMEGLRAAYVGIDPTADSLHIGHLVGVMMLRHFQNCGHKPYALVGGATGMIGDPSGKSVERNLLTEEVLAHNIAGIKKQLAKFLNFESEAANRAELVNNYDWMKNFSFLSFIRDIGKHITVNYMMAKDSVKKRFDPNENTDGMSFTEFSYQLLQGYDFLHLYREKGLTLQMGGSDQWGNITTGTELIRRIAGGKAYALTCPLITKADGTKFGKSEGGNVWLDPEKTSPYKFYQYWINTSDADAQRYIKIFTMLSKEEIEKLIATHTEAPHLRVLQNKLAEELTILVHGREELEKAQQASQILFGNSTSADLRNLDEKTFLEVFDGVPQAEVAAADIANGLDMIGILSAKTGFIASNSEARRALKENSISVNKEKVAEDYKIGEKDLVDDKFILLQRGKKNYFIVKKV; this is encoded by the coding sequence ATGAAGAATTTTATAGAAGAATTACGCTGGCGCGGTATGATTCAGGATATTATGCCCGAGACTGAAGAACACCTTATGGAAGGGTTGCGCGCTGCTTATGTGGGGATTGACCCTACTGCCGATTCATTACACATTGGGCACTTGGTGGGTGTGATGATGTTGCGCCATTTTCAGAACTGTGGTCATAAGCCTTATGCTCTTGTGGGAGGTGCTACTGGTATGATTGGAGACCCTTCGGGGAAATCGGTAGAACGCAACTTACTTACTGAAGAGGTTTTGGCTCATAATATTGCGGGTATAAAGAAACAGCTTGCTAAGTTTTTGAACTTTGAGAGTGAGGCTGCGAATCGTGCTGAATTGGTGAATAATTATGACTGGATGAAGAACTTTTCATTCTTATCGTTTATACGTGATATTGGGAAACATATTACGGTAAACTATATGATGGCTAAGGACTCGGTTAAGAAGCGTTTTGACCCTAATGAGAATACGGATGGGATGTCGTTCACGGAGTTTTCATACCAGCTGTTACAAGGGTATGATTTCTTACATCTGTATAGAGAAAAGGGACTTACCTTACAGATGGGGGGATCAGACCAATGGGGTAACATTACTACTGGTACTGAGCTTATTAGGCGTATAGCAGGGGGTAAAGCGTATGCCCTTACTTGTCCGCTAATAACTAAAGCTGATGGTACTAAATTTGGCAAGAGTGAGGGAGGTAATGTATGGCTTGATCCTGAGAAGACATCGCCTTATAAGTTTTACCAATATTGGATAAACACTTCGGATGCTGATGCACAGAGATATATCAAGATTTTCACGATGCTAAGCAAAGAAGAGATAGAAAAACTAATTGCTACACATACAGAAGCGCCGCATTTGCGTGTATTACAAAACAAATTGGCCGAAGAGCTTACTATCTTAGTTCACGGACGTGAGGAATTAGAAAAAGCGCAACAAGCCTCACAAATATTGTTTGGTAATTCGACCTCAGCAGACTTGAGGAACCTTGATGAAAAAACGTTTTTGGAAGTATTTGACGGAGTGCCACAAGCTGAAGTAGCTGCTGCTGATATAGCTAATGGTTTGGATATGATTGGTATCCTTTCGGCTAAAACAGGCTTTATAGCTTCTAACTCGGAAGCGAGAAGGGCTCTTAAGGAGAACTCAATCTCGGTAAATAAAGAAAAAGTAGCTGAAGACTATAAAATAGGAGAAAAAGACCTTGTAGATGATAAATTTATTTTATTACAACGAGGCAAAAAGAACTATTTTATAGTGAAAAAGGTATAA
- a CDS encoding WG repeat-containing protein, with the protein MKRLILLLLIGICLTSCRSPMDMQQVSGVDFYAFADSIRGRSSELFPLLYKDIEPKNYEYLNFKMHFEGRYLHLTYDKIQDSVLTTETKVFKGKWRKRGWKYVQDRIILPFFPFLVVEGVDKVYIKPKAEGVLEMYKYAREWGFSIPFFSWGGDSYNYTLTFKPKEKIYPSAVFYDNKRLGLLQGDKVLLPAEYSEMSVFKEGVSRVRKDSLWGIISAKGEELTPLQYNEIIYNECYNIPSFFMVKKDNLWGVIGLKGEELLPTKYEHLEYIYPASLIASKDSLWGIIDINSKVEILPFQYDHIKRSYRGYTLEKGGKIGFLSRNSKENWFIPPEYTKIDDNTLDLDMALVYKGTTPYFVDKEGNEYDALENKVSKMDKFLGYPQRENEVQVKDGYYLLPNLKTKRLIRTDELTKQ; encoded by the coding sequence ATGAAAAGACTCATACTCCTTTTGCTTATCGGTATATGCCTTACTTCTTGCCGCAGCCCTATGGATATGCAACAAGTAAGTGGGGTGGATTTTTATGCTTTTGCTGATAGTATAAGAGGTAGGAGTAGTGAGCTTTTTCCTCTATTGTATAAAGATATAGAGCCTAAAAACTATGAATATCTGAACTTCAAAATGCATTTTGAAGGGCGGTACTTACATCTTACTTATGATAAGATACAAGATTCGGTACTGACTACTGAAACTAAAGTATTTAAAGGAAAATGGCGGAAAAGAGGATGGAAATATGTACAAGATAGAATTATATTACCTTTTTTTCCTTTCTTGGTGGTAGAAGGTGTGGATAAAGTATATATCAAACCTAAGGCAGAAGGGGTTTTGGAAATGTATAAATATGCGCGCGAATGGGGATTTTCAATACCTTTTTTTAGCTGGGGAGGAGATTCATACAACTATACTTTAACTTTTAAACCTAAAGAAAAAATATACCCTTCAGCTGTTTTTTATGACAATAAGCGATTGGGATTACTACAAGGGGATAAGGTATTATTACCTGCTGAATACAGTGAGATGAGTGTATTTAAAGAAGGGGTATCGCGTGTGAGAAAAGATAGTCTTTGGGGTATTATCAGTGCAAAAGGTGAAGAACTTACTCCGCTACAATACAATGAAATAATATACAATGAATGCTATAATATACCTTCATTTTTTATGGTAAAAAAAGATAACCTTTGGGGTGTAATAGGACTGAAAGGTGAAGAGCTATTACCTACCAAATATGAACACTTAGAGTATATTTATCCGGCTTCACTTATTGCATCAAAAGACAGTTTATGGGGGATTATTGATATAAATAGTAAAGTAGAAATACTGCCCTTCCAATATGACCATATAAAGAGAAGTTATAGAGGGTATACATTAGAAAAGGGCGGTAAAATAGGTTTTTTGAGCAGGAATAGCAAGGAAAATTGGTTTATACCCCCTGAATACACTAAGATTGATGACAATACATTGGACTTAGATATGGCTTTGGTATACAAAGGTACTACCCCTTATTTTGTAGATAAAGAAGGAAATGAATATGATGCTTTAGAGAACAAAGTAAGTAAGATGGATAAGTTTTTGGGCTATCCACAGCGCGAAAATGAGGTACAAGTAAAGGATGGTTATTATCTATTACCTAACCTTAAAACCAAACGCCTTATAAGAACTGATGAACTAACAAAACAATGA
- a CDS encoding protein-L-isoaspartate(D-aspartate) O-methyltransferase: MIDTLKHQGLRNQLVELLKKKGIKNEQVLEAIRAIPRHLFMDSSFEDHAYQDKAFPIGEGQTISQPYTVAFQTELLQVAPYQKVLEIGTGSGYQASILLYLGVQLYTIERQQKLFKQTQQFLPKLLNRPVQMYFGDGYKGLPQQAPFHRILVTAGAPYVPTDLLSQLAIGGRMVIPVGNDTQIMTLYERVSDKEFHKTEYGDFQFVPMLPERN; this comes from the coding sequence ATGATAGATACTCTAAAACACCAAGGATTACGCAACCAGTTAGTGGAACTACTAAAAAAGAAAGGTATAAAAAACGAACAAGTATTGGAGGCTATTAGAGCTATACCACGCCACCTTTTTATGGATAGCAGTTTTGAAGATCACGCCTATCAAGACAAAGCTTTCCCAATAGGTGAAGGACAAACTATTTCACAGCCTTATACTGTAGCTTTTCAAACTGAACTATTACAAGTGGCTCCGTACCAAAAAGTATTGGAAATAGGTACTGGTAGTGGCTACCAAGCTAGTATATTACTGTATTTAGGAGTACAACTATACACTATTGAACGACAACAAAAACTCTTTAAACAAACACAACAATTCTTACCAAAGTTACTGAATAGACCTGTACAAATGTACTTTGGCGATGGCTATAAAGGCTTGCCTCAACAAGCTCCTTTTCATCGTATTTTAGTAACAGCAGGGGCTCCATACGTTCCTACTGACCTTTTATCTCAATTGGCTATAGGTGGACGGATGGTAATACCAGTGGGTAATGACACCCAAATTATGACCCTCTATGAACGTGTGAGCGACAAAGAGTTTCATAAAACTGAATATGGAGACTTCCAGTTTGTACCTATGCTACCAGAAAGAAATTAG